A section of the Triticum dicoccoides isolate Atlit2015 ecotype Zavitan chromosome 7A, WEW_v2.0, whole genome shotgun sequence genome encodes:
- the LOC119328024 gene encoding uncharacterized protein LOC119328024, whose product MDRQSLRVGGAGDAQEFCYVGSRQPDVACGAFLMELLEDTPAAADQAPEAAEDRLRRVMRSLEAELGVAAAPAPAAAEDGESTADGPMRDYDDGELEEMLSELGGSLGAEAPSLAAVLPLEYWEEVPPVMGSDMGGWYVDGEGFVAGYEFREPSYYTYGEVSAVEQVYSPLCLWE is encoded by the coding sequence ATGGATCGCCAGAGCTTGCGAGTCGGTGGCGCCGGCGACGCGCAGGAGTTCTGCTACGTCGGCAGCCGGCAGCCCGACGTCGCCTGCGGGGCCTTCCTGATGGAGCTGCTGGAGGACACGCCGGCGGCCGCCGACCAGGCGCCAGAGGCCGCCGAGGACCGGCTGAGGCGCGTCATGCGGTCCCTCGAAGCCGAGCTCGGCGTCGCAGCGGCGCCGGcgcccgctgcggcggaggacggcGAGAGCACGGCGGACGGGCCGATGAGGGACTACGACGACGGGGAGCTGGAGGAGATGCTGTCGGAGCTGGGCGGTAGCCTGGGGGCCGAGGCGCCGTCGTTGGCCGCCGTGCTGCCGTTGGAGTACTGGGAGGAGGTGCCGCCGGTGATGGGCAGCGACATGGGCGGCTGGTACGTCGACGGCGAGGGCTTCGTGGCAGGGTACGAGTTCAGGGAACCATCCTACTACACCTATGGTGAGGTCTCCGCCGTTGAGCAGGTGTACAGCCCCCTGTGCCTGTGGGAGTGA